The proteins below come from a single Dermacentor albipictus isolate Rhodes 1998 colony chromosome 7, USDA_Dalb.pri_finalv2, whole genome shotgun sequence genomic window:
- the LOC135920993 gene encoding uncharacterized protein isoform X2 → MAAALEDRTRVLLVALWVTLAVVPAHQSFGGAIDHSRHAHHQNTRGGTRKQSGSGKEFLREGDQRPGVPSNPFSAPMLNSNSPLLATTYYYNPHRQGSGSSSSSSSGSHRHHDLLLKEGGDQETCRAADGRDGTCYDAVQCLNRGGTPMGRCEDGVCCVFEVSCGEASSERTAYVRNPGYPGTHNREAMCKVRVSKRDADVCQFRLDFLTLDLARPVDGNCSQDMLVVSGQNENNQVPRICGLNTGQHAYVDVEESGGISLNLMMVGSYSRKFDIKVTQLECEGPQSAPSHCLQYFWGTHGTVKSFNYDEAGGSVHHQGYPNDLDYVVCLRKEPGFCSVTYEVAPDEELGASPFGVGAIPSQRESVQFTSSPIMAECPDDYIIIGGVRMCSTGHETEIEQRHTRDLNATGLTLITDGTPGPFLMRFVSNHVNNARGFKLHYRQNPCK, encoded by the exons CTGGTTGCTCTGTGGGTGACCCTCGCAGTGGTTCCCGCGCACCAGTCCTTCGGTGGTGCGATCGACCACAGTCGACATGCACATCACCAGAACACGAGGGGAGGCACGCGGAAGCAGTCCGGCAGCGGCAAGGAGTTCCTCCGCGAGGGCGACCAGAGGCCCGGCGTACCGTCCAACCCATTCT CAGCGCCCATGCTGAACTCCAACTCGCCGCTGTTGGCCACTACCTACTACTACAATCCTCACCGGCAGGGGTCGGGTTCATCGTCCTCCTCTTCATCCGGGTCCCACCGCCACCACGACCTGCTGCTCAAGGAAGGCGGTGACCAGGAGACCTGCCGTGCGGCGGACGGCCGCGATGGAACCTGCTACGACGCCGTCCAGTGCCTGAACCGCGGCGGCACGCCCATGGGCCGCTGCGAGGACGGAGTCTGCTGCGTTT TCGAGGTGTCATGCGGCGAGGCGAGCTCGGAGCGGACGGCCTACGTTCGCAATCCGGGCTACCCTGGTACGCACAACCGCGAAGCCATGTGCAAGGTCCGAGTGTCGAAGCGGGACGCCGACGTGTGCCAGTTCCGCCTGGACTTCCTCACGCTGGACCTGGCGAGGCCCGTGGACGGGAACTGTTCGCAGGACATGCTCGTTGTCTCCGGCCAGAACGAGAACAACCAGGTGCCACGCATATGCGGTCTAAACACCGGACAACATG CCTATGTTGATGTTGAAGAATCAGGAGGCATCAGTTTGAACCTCATGATGGTTGGCAGCTACTCGAGAAAATTCGACATCAAAGTCACTCAACTGGAATGCGAAGGCCCTCAGTCAG CACCCTCTCACTGTCTGCAATACTTCTGGGGCACCCACGGCACGGTGAAGAGCTTCAACTACGACGAGGCCGGCGGAAGCGTTCACCACCAGGGCTACCCCAACGACCTGGACTACGTCGTGTGCCTGCGCAAGGAGCCCGGGTTCTGCTCCGTTACCTACGAGGTGGCCCCGGATGAAGAGCTCGGGGCATCGCCATTCGGGGTGGGCGCCATACCGTCGCAGAGGGAAAG TGTGCAGTTCACCTCCTCGCCAATCATGGCAGAGTGCCCGGATGATTACATCATAATCGGGGGCGTGCGCATGTGCTCCACGGGCCACGAGACCGAGATCGAGCAGCGACACACCAGGGACCTCAACGCCACGGGCCTAACGCTCATAACAG ATGGTACGCCCGGTCCGTTCCTGATGCGCTTCGTCTCAAACCATGTGAACAACGCCCGCGGATTCAAGCTCCACTACCGCCAGAACCCCTGCAAGTGA
- the LOC135920993 gene encoding uncharacterized protein isoform X1, which yields MKFPQERTLRWSQAALKWMLVALWVTLAVVPAHQSFGGAIDHSRHAHHQNTRGGTRKQSGSGKEFLREGDQRPGVPSNPFSAPMLNSNSPLLATTYYYNPHRQGSGSSSSSSSGSHRHHDLLLKEGGDQETCRAADGRDGTCYDAVQCLNRGGTPMGRCEDGVCCVFEVSCGEASSERTAYVRNPGYPGTHNREAMCKVRVSKRDADVCQFRLDFLTLDLARPVDGNCSQDMLVVSGQNENNQVPRICGLNTGQHAYVDVEESGGISLNLMMVGSYSRKFDIKVTQLECEGPQSAPSHCLQYFWGTHGTVKSFNYDEAGGSVHHQGYPNDLDYVVCLRKEPGFCSVTYEVAPDEELGASPFGVGAIPSQRESVQFTSSPIMAECPDDYIIIGGVRMCSTGHETEIEQRHTRDLNATGLTLITDGTPGPFLMRFVSNHVNNARGFKLHYRQNPCK from the exons CTGGTTGCTCTGTGGGTGACCCTCGCAGTGGTTCCCGCGCACCAGTCCTTCGGTGGTGCGATCGACCACAGTCGACATGCACATCACCAGAACACGAGGGGAGGCACGCGGAAGCAGTCCGGCAGCGGCAAGGAGTTCCTCCGCGAGGGCGACCAGAGGCCCGGCGTACCGTCCAACCCATTCT CAGCGCCCATGCTGAACTCCAACTCGCCGCTGTTGGCCACTACCTACTACTACAATCCTCACCGGCAGGGGTCGGGTTCATCGTCCTCCTCTTCATCCGGGTCCCACCGCCACCACGACCTGCTGCTCAAGGAAGGCGGTGACCAGGAGACCTGCCGTGCGGCGGACGGCCGCGATGGAACCTGCTACGACGCCGTCCAGTGCCTGAACCGCGGCGGCACGCCCATGGGCCGCTGCGAGGACGGAGTCTGCTGCGTTT TCGAGGTGTCATGCGGCGAGGCGAGCTCGGAGCGGACGGCCTACGTTCGCAATCCGGGCTACCCTGGTACGCACAACCGCGAAGCCATGTGCAAGGTCCGAGTGTCGAAGCGGGACGCCGACGTGTGCCAGTTCCGCCTGGACTTCCTCACGCTGGACCTGGCGAGGCCCGTGGACGGGAACTGTTCGCAGGACATGCTCGTTGTCTCCGGCCAGAACGAGAACAACCAGGTGCCACGCATATGCGGTCTAAACACCGGACAACATG CCTATGTTGATGTTGAAGAATCAGGAGGCATCAGTTTGAACCTCATGATGGTTGGCAGCTACTCGAGAAAATTCGACATCAAAGTCACTCAACTGGAATGCGAAGGCCCTCAGTCAG CACCCTCTCACTGTCTGCAATACTTCTGGGGCACCCACGGCACGGTGAAGAGCTTCAACTACGACGAGGCCGGCGGAAGCGTTCACCACCAGGGCTACCCCAACGACCTGGACTACGTCGTGTGCCTGCGCAAGGAGCCCGGGTTCTGCTCCGTTACCTACGAGGTGGCCCCGGATGAAGAGCTCGGGGCATCGCCATTCGGGGTGGGCGCCATACCGTCGCAGAGGGAAAG TGTGCAGTTCACCTCCTCGCCAATCATGGCAGAGTGCCCGGATGATTACATCATAATCGGGGGCGTGCGCATGTGCTCCACGGGCCACGAGACCGAGATCGAGCAGCGACACACCAGGGACCTCAACGCCACGGGCCTAACGCTCATAACAG ATGGTACGCCCGGTCCGTTCCTGATGCGCTTCGTCTCAAACCATGTGAACAACGCCCGCGGATTCAAGCTCCACTACCGCCAGAACCCCTGCAAGTGA